Proteins encoded by one window of Arachis hypogaea cultivar Tifrunner chromosome 1, arahy.Tifrunner.gnm2.J5K5, whole genome shotgun sequence:
- the LOC112706455 gene encoding nuclear transcription factor Y subunit B-6, producing METGGGFHGYRNLPTTTSGLKLSVSEMNMRAVENNTGSSNNNHTDDNECTVREQDRFMPIANVIRIMRKILPPHAKISDDAKETIQECVSEYISFITGEANERCQREQRKTITAEDVLWAMSKLGFDDYIEPLTMYLHRYRELEGDRTSMRGEPLGKRTVDYGTLGVAAASTFVPPFHIGHHHHHPHPSSYYGTPMGNYIRDAPNAGSSLQPPSLAHAEPNTQYK from the exons ATGGAAACTGGAGGAGGCTTTCACGGTTATCGCAACCTTCCTACTACTACCTCTG GGTTGAAGTTATCTGTGTCAGAGATGAACATGAGAGCAGTAGAAAACAACACAGGAAGCAGTAATAATAATCATACAGATGATAATGAATGCACTGTGAGGGAGCAAGATCGGTTCATGCCAATAGCAAATGTGATTAGGATAATGCGCAAGATCCTACCACCGCACGCTAAAATCTCTGATGACGCAAAAGAAACAATACAAGAATGCGTATCAGAGTACATCAGCTTCATCACCGGAGAAGCCAACGAGCGGTGTCAGAGGGAGCAACGGAAGACCATCACGGCGGAGGACGTTCTTTGGGCAATGAGTAAGCTTGGCTTTGACGATTACATTGAGCCTCTGACGATGTACCTTCACAGGTACCGTGAGCTTGAAGGTGACCGTACCTCCATGAGAGGAGAGCCACTTGGAAAGAGGACTGTTGACTATGGAACTCTTGGTGTTGCTGCTGCTTCTACTTTTGTTCCACCGTTTCACATTggacatcaccatcatcatcctcatcccaGTAGCTATTATGGTACACCCATGGGGAATTACATTAGAGATGCACCCAATGCTGGCTCGTCTCTTCAGCCTCCTTCACTTGCTCATGCTGAACCAAATACTCAATACAAATGA